The following nucleotide sequence is from Sulfurospirillum arsenophilum NBRC 109478.
TGGCAAAAAGTTAGGACTTAAAGATGGTGATAAAATTAAAATTACCTCTCCACAAGGAAATATTGAAAGCGAAGTCAAACTTTGGGAAGGTGTACGTCCTGGTGTTGTGATGAAATGTTATGGTCAAGGACATTGGGCATATGGTCGTGTAGGAAGTGAAGTCTTTGGCTCTAAACCAAGAGGGGACAATAACAATAAACTTCATGCATTTGATTTTGAACGTCTCAGTGGAGCAACGCCAAGACACGGTGGTAACTCACGCGTCAAAATTGAAAAGATATAGGGAAAGGATAGATTATGGCAAAAAAATATGGAATGGTCATTGACCTTCACCGCTGTGTAGGATGTGGTGCGTGTGATTTGGCATGTAAAAGTGAGAATAATACACCTGATGGTATCCACTGGGCTTTTCATAAAACTGAAACGTATGGAATATTCCCACATGTAAGCTATAAGCACACACCAACGCTATGTAATCACTGTGAAGATGCTCCTTGTGTCAGGGTTTGCCCGACTCATGCAATGCACAAAACAGATGAAGGATTTGTAGTACACGATCCAAATCTTTGTATTGGTTGCAAAAGCTGTATGTTGGCGGATCCTTATGGCGTTATCTTTTACAATAAAGAGCACGCTTTCTTGGATTATGCAACGGATGATAGCAGTATTGTCAAAGGTGGAACTTTTTCGAAAAAAGAACTTAGCGATAAATCAAAAGCCCCCTTTCCTAACTTCAATGCTGCACGTGGTGCGGATGGATACGAAGCGGTACGTCGTAAAGGTGCGGTTGAGAAATGTACCTTCTGCAACCACAGGGTTGCACAAGGATTGGCACCTGCCTGTGTTGTGGCATGTCCAGCAGATGCACGTATATTTGGTGATCTCAATGATGAGAAAAGCAAAATCGCTACAACGCTTAGAGCACATAAACCAACGGTATTGCTCCCTGAAAAAGGCACAAACCCTAAAGTGTTCTATATCCGAAACTACAACTAGCAGAAGACCCTCAAATGAGGGTCTTCCCCCTATCTATTTCGCCTCTTCATTTAACACAGGAGTTGCACTTATGCGTCTAATTTTCTTATGTCTTAGCTTTTTATTCACCCTTCATAGCGCAGAACTCTCTTACGTAGGTTCATCAACCATTGGGAAAACTGTTTTGCCAGAATTTGCAAAAGAGTTTTCAAAAAATTATGGGCATACATTCTCACGTATTGAAAACCCAGGTTCTGGGCAAGGGGTTGATGCACTTTTAAAAGACAAAACAGAACTCGCAGGTATTTCACGCGCCATTGAAGCAAAAGAGAGAGCGTTAGGGCTTCGCTTTTTTATTATAGGATACGATGCGATTGGCGTTGTAGTCCATAAAAACAATCCTGTAAAAAATCTCAGCATGGAACAGCTTAAAGGTATCTTCTCAGGCAAAATCAAAAACTGGAGTGAAGTAGGTGGCAACAATGCACCCATTATTGTGGTCATCGAAACCCTTGCCGATAAACGCGCCACGCAAATTGTTTTTACAGAAATTGTTTTTGATACAAAAGTTCTAGTGGGAACCTACAGTAAAGAAGCGATTGAAGTGGATGCTCCTATTGATGAAGTCAATTATGTTAAAAGCCACCCTCATGCCATTACCGCAACAAGCATGGTTTTTGTGAAAAATACACCCGAAGTTCAGGCTTTGAGCATCAACGATGTTGAGGCTATTGATAAAAATATAGCCGATGGCTCTTATCCTATTTCAAGACCGTTAGTGCTTGTAACGAAAGAGAACCTCTCAACGGCTTTAATGCAATTTCTGAACTATGTTTACAGCAAAGAAGCACAAGCCATTGTTGCTAAAACCTTTGTTGCCGTTCGATAGGAGTTTATATGAATCAGTTTAAATTAACCATACACGCTAAAATTTTTACGTTAATGTTCCTCTTCTTTCTTGTGTTTGTAGGTTATGCTTCATACCTCTCTTTTTCCTTTTTTAGTATGGAAAGCCAAATGGAAAGCAGACTGGACTCTGTCTCATCCAAAACAGCGCATCAAAGCAATGAGCTTTCAAACCTTGATACCTTGCAAAAAGAGATCACTTTACTCTTAGAAGCAAAAGCACTTTTTGAGTCTATGGAAAAAGCTCAAAAAAACTATGCTTCATTGCATGATGGAGCTTATTGGCTGGACTTTAATGCACTCTATACCAACCTTGCAAAAACGCTTAATCATACTGTATTTTCAACACTTTCATCCTCTTTGAAATCCGATTTTGATGGATTAAAAGAAGATTTTGAGAGTATGGATAAACTCATTGTCTCTTTTAATGACGAGCGCGCCAAACAAATTTCGCTGATCTCACTTTCCCCAAAAATTGATCGGTTTAAAGCGCTGATTGATAAGGCAATGAATCAAAGAGAAGCGATACGCCAAAAAGTCATTGCTTCATCCATTGAAACACAAACGCTCACACTTGCAGGAGTGAAAGAGCTTAAAGTTGCTAACGATACGATGCACAGTAAAATGGTGATTGTTAATATCTTTGGAGGCATTATCGCATTGGTGATGTTGTGCTTAGCAACTTATTTACCGATGATCCTTTCTAAGCAACTCAAACACTTCAGAGAAGCGTTTCAAGTGCTCTCCGATGGAGATTTTAGACATAAACTCACCTTTAGTGGCACTGATGAAGTCGCAGAGTTAGGACCTTTATACAATAGCATCGTAGAAAATCTGAGTCAAAAAATTCATTTTATTGTGGCAAAAGCGAAGGAGCTTGATCACATTGCTACGGTTGTGAGCCAAATTGTGACAACACTTGAAAAAACAGCGGAACACGTCGCAACACACACCCAGAAAATCAATGAAACAAATCAAAATTTCAGTGCTATTTCCCAACAAATCAGGCTTATTACCAGTGCAACCATGGAAGATGCACAAAAACTTTTAAGTAATAATGCAGATGTAAGTGGTACCGTGCAAGTCTCTATTGATGATCTGAAAATGGCTGCTCACGCCACAAGCGAAATTCAGAAGACAACAGAATCGCTAGCGACCGCAACTGAACAAATCAGTCAAATTCTTTTGGCGATTGAAGACATTTCAGATCAAACCAACCTTTTAGCCCTCAATGCAGCTATTGAAGCGGCAAGGGCTGGAGAGCATGGACGTGGTTTTGCCGTTGTTGCTGATGAAGTACGTCATCTTGCAGAGATGTCACATCAAGCAACAGGCAATATTGAGCATATTGTTGCCAATGTTCATGGCAAAGCATTAGAAGTTAAAAGTCAAATTGAGCGCAGTGCTCAAAGCTTACAAGAGGTTATTTCGCAAACACAAATTGCACTGAGTTCCTTTGATGGCGTTAGCCATGCTATTGTGACACTCAATCAAGAATTGAATGCAGTGGAGCATGAAACCACGACACAACAAAAAGAGAGTCAACAGATCAATACCATTACCACAGAACTCACGGCACAGACACACTCAATGGGTGAAATTTCTAATGAGCTTTTATCGTTTTCTAAACAGCTCAAAATAACAGCAGATACACTGCAAGCAAATATGCAAGAATTTAAGCTTTAAACAATTTGGAAGAGAATAACTTCTTCCCCAAAACATGGGTATGCTTAAAATTTTTAATAGGCGTCATCTACAAGCATACCTCTTGATATTGCATATTTTATTGCATCGAATTGTTTTTCATCAAACATATCTCCAAATTCTTTTACCGCTTCTTTTTTGACAATTCCTTGTGCTCCAGGATCCTCTTTATAAAGTTGATAGGTCATTAATGGTCCATCATAGGTTTTAGTATCCCCAATTTGGTTTTCAAAGCGTTCTAACTCTGTTATGGTAAGTGCTGTTTGAACATATTTCATTGTAGTAGATTCATTCGCATGACCAAGTAGTTCAGATAAATGAATAATGAATCGAGTATCAGGAATAATACCTTTCAGTAATATGTTTTCGCGTTTTGAATAATCAATCAATGCCCATGTTGCAAAACTATGACGTAACCAGTGTGGTGTTATAGGCTTAATAGTTCTACCAAGAGCTTTTGAGGCATCTCTAAAGACCTTAATAATGTCACTATAATTGACTTCTCTCCCATTGTTGAGCAACCACATTGCTTCAGAATTGTATTCAGATAAACCTCTCTCACTTCTATCACTATATTTTTTCATTCTTTCTACATGGATACGAGAGAGGTACTCTTTTTGAAGATCAGCAATCATTTTGATAGGTATTTGGCATTCAAGAGAAAGATCACCTTTGCTTATATATCGAAATTTGATTTTACTTTCAAGATTTTTGCCTGTATTAAGATATTTAAAATAGTTTTTAAATTGATGTGGAGTCACATTAAGCGCAGCATCAATACGTAATCCTGTTGTTGCCATTAGCTTTGCTATCATCACATACGTAATATCAATTTTTTGAAGTTCTTTACAGAAATAATCAAATTCTTTTCTGGTAATTACTTTATGAGTTTTTCGTTTTGGAGAGCCTGGAATCTTCAAATCCCATACTTCAATAAACTTATGTTCATTGTTTCTTTGGTTGATATGATCAAGAAGTTGACTACGATATTCAAAGACTCGCTCTAACCTAGTATTAAGCACCATATTATAGGATTCACCAATTTCGTGCATATATCTGTAGAATTTAAACCAGAGACCTAATTTTGTGTTCATAGAATCATTAGCAATTTTCTGATAGCTATATTTTGTTTTTAAATCTAAATTATTATTTGAATCCCAATGGAGCATAGCATTTCTAATGGCTCTGATATCAGATTCTATTGCATCTCTCCAATTAATTCTCATAGCATCGAGATGGTAAAAAAGTTCTCTGAGTTGCTTAGCCCTTTGTAAATGACTTGTTCTCCCTCCGATACTACCATGTCTTCCTCCATTTCTTGCTTCTTTAACTAGAAAGCGTGCCGCAGGAAGGTGTAAATCATTGTTTTGGAGTATCAGTGTAATATCACGTCTTGGAATGAACGGATGTGAAACTGTAATAAGTTTTAACTCCATCAGTTATCCTTTGTAAATCTCAATAACTCTATTTCTTCCTTTAAACGTGTGATAGTTTTATCTTTCTCCATTAGCCTTGTTTTTAGTTCAATTTCATTATGCAATAGCTCTGTAATAGTTATTGTAAGATTTTCAATAGTAAGCTTTTGTTTTTTAATATCATCTTCGATTTTTTTTGTTGTTGTGGATTTGACGTTCAGTATCTCTTTTTTAAATGCAAGTATTGCATCTCTAATATCTTTAGCAAAGTTATTGTCAGTTTTATTTTTTAAAGATTGCTCACTGATCATTGAGCCCCATAACTTATTTGTAGGTAAACTATTGGCATACTCACAAATATTTGCCAGAGTTACTTTATTGTATTTAAGAGTAGACTCTTCTTTAAGAATATGAAATGCTTCCCAAAGTGCTTCAAGTTTAGAGTTTCGTTCTTCTTTTGAAATTCTTGCCATATTATGCACCTTTATCAATCATGTAGGATGCGATGATTCGTTCGAGAGGGTTTTTCATTTCTTCAATCCCCCCATCATTTAAAACATAAAGATTTTGCATTAATCTTTCTTTGAGATGAATAGGAAATTGTTTAATGAGTTGTTCTTGTTGTATGCGTTGGATATTTCCTTCCGTAAAGCAAGCATTGGTGCATTCAGCCGATTGGCATCGACCTGTTAATGGTCTCTCCGCAATAAAATCATCTATTTGTAAACCTTTTTGACATTCCATAGCTTTTGGGTTAGTAAGATCATGTATGCAAAAGCAGATAGGAGTTTGTAAGATTGCGATTTTATTTTGTTTAACCATTTCCATAAGACTTAATTCAAGAAGATCAGCAAATTTGGAGGCATAACTACCCATAAAAATTCCCTGTTGAGTAATATATTCACCTTTCTTGCCATAGAGTTTGTTACCTTTTCTGATTTCATCAGATAAAATTTTTGCAAATATTTGAGCATCCTCCGCTTCGAGCTCTTTTATGGCTTCACGATAAATATGATTGTATTGACCAAGATATCTAAGTGTCATAGCAATAGAACTATGACCAAGGAATAATCGAGCTAATTCTAAACCGCTTCCTTCACTGAGATATGCTATGATGAAAGCCATGGTATGTCGAAGTTGATGTGGAGTTGGAGCTGTTTTTACATTGATACTATTGCAAAAATATTTTAGAGAATGGTTTACTCGTTTAGCTGGTATTTTCAAAGTTTGTATAGGTCTATCAAAAGCATTTCTGACAAGGTGTCCATTTTGTTTGCCATCATTTATCATAGACAAATGAGATAATATTTCTATTGCTTTTTTTGCAACAGAGGGTATTGGCATTTCATGTTTTTCTCCCTCTTCATCTAAGGCAGTTTTTGTAATTATTCTAGTTATATGAGCATGATCATCATGTCTGAATTTTGGAAATCGCTGCAGTGTAGAAAATTCTGATACTCTCATCCCTGTCATTAAAAGACCAATTAAAATGCAAGCACTTTCAAGTTCTTTTATGTTTTTTAGTACTATAGCTATAGTGTTATTTATTTGTGATGCATCAGAAAAAGTTTTGCATTTTTTTTGTAGGTCAATTAAATCTGATTTTTGGAATATGGTTGGCATTTCTCGTAGGGAATTAACTATATGGATACGTGCTTGTCGAATTACCATATTTCTAGATTCAACATAAAGTGGTGCAATTTTTAATATTTCTTCTGCATAGTTATCGATATAGTTAATAGCCTCAGAAACAATATTCTTCATCATATCAAGAGGATAAAGTCTTCTATTACTACCTACACCACTCTTATATGATTTGTTTTGGTTAATGCTTTTTAGATATATGTTGTGAATTAAAGGTGTTTTAGTAAGGATACTTTCATCCAGTCGTAAAAAATAAGGCAATAATGTGTTTGCTTCAACAATCCATTCGCCTAATCTATACAACTCGTGTGTAAGCGTTGCTGGAGATACTTCATTGTCGCGTTGTTTAACATAGATTTCAAGATGCTCTTTATTGAGTGTGTCCATCCGCATCATAGTACCAGGGATTTTGGAAAGAGTTGATAAGCATTTTAGTAGTGTTCTAGCGTAGGACATTTTACCTGAGTTAAGAGGCGTATCATTGATATGTCCATGGAATTTTAACAACAAAACAATTCTATATGCAAGTGCGGGAATACCAGATAATGTAACTTCTGTACCACTATATTCACCAGATGTTGTAGGAAGATTTATTATAGGATCAATAAATCTACTATTATTTGAACCTGGAAATATTTCATCTTTTAATAATTCGATCACAGCAATTTCATTTTGGCAATTTGGCAATTTCTCCAATATGTTCTGCTTTAGCATTCTGATCCTTTTAATATATTTTACGTTTTCTCTTAAAATGAAGATTCACAATACCTTCGTATTCTAGCATATGCTCTTCCGAATATTTTTTTTCTTCATTGCTAAACCCTTCAATTACACTATTTGCAGCATTTAATTGTATGAGGTATTCTTTTTCCCAGTCAGATTCACGGAAAAATTTTTCTTTTTCATTCCAAATATATTCTCTCCAAGCAAAAATCACTGGACCATGTATATAAGGAATAACAACACTTTTTGTACACATACATAGACACATAAACCAATCTGTGCATACTTCATCGTCGTGTAATTTTGGATTCCCATAAAAATCAGGATTTTTTGGATCAGTACAATCTGCAAAAATACCTTCAAAGATTTTTACTTTTGGATTATCATCTCGAGTTATTTTACCTCGAAAAATATCTTCTGTGAGATTGAGTGTTTTACCAATAATATGCTTTTGAATGGATTTTCGTTCTGCGATATTATCATAATGAAGTTGTGTGTCAATATTTGAATGACTTCTTTTACGTTGGCGTTCAAATTCGTCAAGTCCTTTTAGGTAATCATCAAACTGTTTATTGACTCGAGGTTGCCTATGATCTATATTCATTAATCTCTCCCCCTTTGGAAGAATAATAGTATGTCTTTGAAAAAACCATCGTCTCCCTTGTTGCGCAGATCGAAGTTGGGTTCTATTTTTAAAGTAGCCTATTTCAAATTCTTTACCACTATCTTGGTAATATTGAAAAAAACTATCAGATTTATTTTTTTCATACAAAGGCGTTAGCCATGATAAGAAGAAATTGATGTATCTTTCCGTTATGGAATCGCGTTTTATTGGTGTCCAAATAATGTCTTTACTTCTATTTTTATAACCTTCAATAATAGTTGCTACACCTGCATTGTTTCCAATTTCGTATTCATTATTTTCTTTTTTATGAACTTTCCAACTGCGTAAGACTTCCATATTTAAACCTTCACGAATAAGGATGAATAAAATAAGAGGATAAATTTCGTGAAATGTAGGTAGAACTCTATTTCTTAACAAAACAAAGTCAATGTTGAATCTTCGATTTGCAACCAACTGAAAACTTTTAATATCTAGTAAATTTTTGTAAATTTTTTTAACTTTATTGTCTGGCCATCCTTCAAATGCTTCCATTATCCAAAATGCAAGCATTCTTTCATCATTTATTGTAATATCTATCCCTGATTTAGAGAGTACGAGAAGCATTTCATGTTGTTTTTTTTGGTGTTCATTTTTATATTCATATCGACGAGGATTGGCTCTTATACGCGTGAAACTTCTAAGTTCTACTTGATACAATAATCTTGCAAGATTTCTAACTTTTTCTCTTTCTTTATTAACGCCATTATCTATACTATTATAATAAGTTTTTGCAAGATTTTCTAAACTAAAAAGATTTTGTATTGATTTAAATTCTTGTTGCCAAGCGTTATACTCAAGAGATCTGTATATGATATTGTCAAGATCTTCTCTACAATAGTAGTCTATCTGATACAAAACAGTGGTAGGAAGACCCAATATATTTTTTTTAATATTTCTAGATTGTCGTTTTTTACTATTAAACCCTTCAATGAGTTTTGCAATATGATTAAAAAAAGTTGATAGATGAGCTTTATTACTTTTAGTATGTTTGATATTTTCAAGGCTATCCCATGTAATACGTTGGTGGTTCGTTGTTATATCTGAAAGTTTAGAGAGTTTACACTTATTGATACGCATTGCTTCAAGGAATATTGCACACGCCCATACATCTGATTCTATTGTTGATTTAACACAATTTTCTGGAACGATTTTAATCATAGCATCTAGGATAAAATAATTATATTCTGGATAGTTATCAAGGATATTTATTAAGCCATCTCTTGTGTTTTTAGAACCACTTACTTGTTTACCAGTAATTTTTAAGGCTTGAATCAGAGCTTCTCTAAATTGAATACCTTTTTTGTATGAAAGATAGAGTCTGCTATGTTGACCTGTATCCCCCTGTGCTTTAGAATAAATTAAATACGATCCATAGTGCTCTTCAGCAAATTCAATATGAACTGTATCATAATGAGGTTTTATGATTTTTAGCTCATGTTCTATTCTTTGATTAGATGTTATATTTAAATTTTTTATTTTTGGCATATCATATTCTATTATACTTTTTTAAAATATACTAGAAATGTGAAAAAATTATGATTTATTATACCTAATAAAATATTTTAGAAAAGAATCCCAACACAACAAGTCCTTTGTCTTTATACTTTTGATATAAGTTCTCAAGGCCTTCGTATTGATTCGTAAAACCACATTTGCTAGCAACATTGACGATGAGGAGGACCTTGTTTTTAAAAGCATCCATTGTGATGGTTTCACCACTGATCGTTTTCACTTCAAATTCATAAATGCTCATAAATACTCCTTAATGGGTGTAAAAATGAAAAGCAGAAAATTATAGCAAAGTTAATATCATTTAGTCTCTTCCCAAAAACTCAGAAGCTTCAGAGATAATGAGAAACGCTTCAGGATCATATTCACGGATGATGTCTTTGAGCAGTTGAATTTTTGAGGTCTCAACGGAAAGTAAAATAACCGTCTTGATCTGCTTTTGATGATGCAGACCTACGCCTGTAAAGATGGTTCCATGCTCTTCAATACGCTCTCTGATCTGTTCTGTTAAACTCTCAACATTGTTGGAGACGATTTTAACCACTTTTTTAGAGGGACGACCCGTGAGAATGACGTCAATCACTTTTGCGGTAATGTAAACTCCAATCATACTGTAAAGCGCTTTTTTGATGTCACCATGCGCAATGATAAAGGCAAGCATGATGCTTACATCGATAGCTAAAAGCACTTCTGAGGCTTTAAACTTACTCTTCATCGCAACGATTTCACCCACCACCGACGTGCTTCCTGTGGAGGAGCGTCCTTTGATGACCAAGCCAACACCAAGACCAATAAAAATACCACCAAAAACAGCAGCTAAAAGAATATCATCGGTGAGTGGTTTAAGATGTAGAAATTCTCGAAAAAAATCGGTGAAAAACGAGGTTGCAAGCATAGCGAGCAAGGTTTTAAAGGTGTATTGCTTTCCAAAATAAATAAACCCTAAAATGACGAAAGGAATACTCACCATAATGATGAGCGTTCCAAGGGTCAATGAAGTAAAAATATAGTGCAGAATGAGTGCAATACCAATGCCTCCACCTGTGACCATATTGTTAGGCGATAAAAAGCAGACGACGGCAAATGCCATCGACATCGTGCCTAAAAGCACATAGACGTATTGCAGCAGTGCTAGAGAGCGTGAAGG
It contains:
- a CDS encoding phosphate ABC transporter substrate-binding protein, coding for MRLIFLCLSFLFTLHSAELSYVGSSTIGKTVLPEFAKEFSKNYGHTFSRIENPGSGQGVDALLKDKTELAGISRAIEAKERALGLRFFIIGYDAIGVVVHKNNPVKNLSMEQLKGIFSGKIKNWSEVGGNNAPIIVVIETLADKRATQIVFTEIVFDTKVLVGTYSKEAIEVDAPIDEVNYVKSHPHAITATSMVFVKNTPEVQALSINDVEAIDKNIADGSYPISRPLVLVTKENLSTALMQFLNYVYSKEAQAIVAKTFVAVR
- a CDS encoding site-specific integrase; the encoded protein is MLKQNILEKLPNCQNEIAVIELLKDEIFPGSNNSRFIDPIINLPTTSGEYSGTEVTLSGIPALAYRIVLLLKFHGHINDTPLNSGKMSYARTLLKCLSTLSKIPGTMMRMDTLNKEHLEIYVKQRDNEVSPATLTHELYRLGEWIVEANTLLPYFLRLDESILTKTPLIHNIYLKSINQNKSYKSGVGSNRRLYPLDMMKNIVSEAINYIDNYAEEILKIAPLYVESRNMVIRQARIHIVNSLREMPTIFQKSDLIDLQKKCKTFSDASQINNTIAIVLKNIKELESACILIGLLMTGMRVSEFSTLQRFPKFRHDDHAHITRIITKTALDEEGEKHEMPIPSVAKKAIEILSHLSMINDGKQNGHLVRNAFDRPIQTLKIPAKRVNHSLKYFCNSINVKTAPTPHQLRHTMAFIIAYLSEGSGLELARLFLGHSSIAMTLRYLGQYNHIYREAIKELEAEDAQIFAKILSDEIRKGNKLYGKKGEYITQQGIFMGSYASKFADLLELSLMEMVKQNKIAILQTPICFCIHDLTNPKAMECQKGLQIDDFIAERPLTGRCQSAECTNACFTEGNIQRIQQEQLIKQFPIHLKERLMQNLYVLNDGGIEEMKNPLERIIASYMIDKGA
- a CDS encoding site-specific integrase, whose amino-acid sequence is MELKLITVSHPFIPRRDITLILQNNDLHLPAARFLVKEARNGGRHGSIGGRTSHLQRAKQLRELFYHLDAMRINWRDAIESDIRAIRNAMLHWDSNNNLDLKTKYSYQKIANDSMNTKLGLWFKFYRYMHEIGESYNMVLNTRLERVFEYRSQLLDHINQRNNEHKFIEVWDLKIPGSPKRKTHKVITRKEFDYFCKELQKIDITYVMIAKLMATTGLRIDAALNVTPHQFKNYFKYLNTGKNLESKIKFRYISKGDLSLECQIPIKMIADLQKEYLSRIHVERMKKYSDRSERGLSEYNSEAMWLLNNGREVNYSDIIKVFRDASKALGRTIKPITPHWLRHSFATWALIDYSKRENILLKGIIPDTRFIIHLSELLGHANESTTMKYVQTALTITELERFENQIGDTKTYDGPLMTYQLYKEDPGAQGIVKKEAVKEFGDMFDEKQFDAIKYAISRGMLVDDAY
- a CDS encoding YitT family protein — translated: MKQPSRSLALLQYVYVLLGTMSMAFAVVCFLSPNNMVTGGGIGIALILHYIFTSLTLGTLIIMVSIPFVILGFIYFGKQYTFKTLLAMLATSFFTDFFREFLHLKPLTDDILLAAVFGGIFIGLGVGLVIKGRSSTGSTSVVGEIVAMKSKFKASEVLLAIDVSIMLAFIIAHGDIKKALYSMIGVYITAKVIDVILTGRPSKKVVKIVSNNVESLTEQIRERIEEHGTIFTGVGLHHQKQIKTVILLSVETSKIQLLKDIIREYDPEAFLIISEASEFLGRD
- a CDS encoding 4Fe-4S dicluster domain-containing protein yields the protein MAKKYGMVIDLHRCVGCGACDLACKSENNTPDGIHWAFHKTETYGIFPHVSYKHTPTLCNHCEDAPCVRVCPTHAMHKTDEGFVVHDPNLCIGCKSCMLADPYGVIFYNKEHAFLDYATDDSSIVKGGTFSKKELSDKSKAPFPNFNAARGADGYEAVRRKGAVEKCTFCNHRVAQGLAPACVVACPADARIFGDLNDEKSKIATTLRAHKPTVLLPEKGTNPKVFYIRNYN
- a CDS encoding methyl-accepting chemotaxis protein, whose product is MNQFKLTIHAKIFTLMFLFFLVFVGYASYLSFSFFSMESQMESRLDSVSSKTAHQSNELSNLDTLQKEITLLLEAKALFESMEKAQKNYASLHDGAYWLDFNALYTNLAKTLNHTVFSTLSSSLKSDFDGLKEDFESMDKLIVSFNDERAKQISLISLSPKIDRFKALIDKAMNQREAIRQKVIASSIETQTLTLAGVKELKVANDTMHSKMVIVNIFGGIIALVMLCLATYLPMILSKQLKHFREAFQVLSDGDFRHKLTFSGTDEVAELGPLYNSIVENLSQKIHFIVAKAKELDHIATVVSQIVTTLEKTAEHVATHTQKINETNQNFSAISQQIRLITSATMEDAQKLLSNNADVSGTVQVSIDDLKMAAHATSEIQKTTESLATATEQISQILLAIEDISDQTNLLALNAAIEAARAGEHGRGFAVVADEVRHLAEMSHQATGNIEHIVANVHGKALEVKSQIERSAQSLQEVISQTQIALSSFDGVSHAIVTLNQELNAVEHETTTQQKESQQINTITTELTAQTHSMGEISNELLSFSKQLKITADTLQANMQEFKL